The following are from one region of the Petrotoga mobilis SJ95 genome:
- the ltaE gene encoding low-specificity L-threonine aldolase, with translation MKYIDIRSDTVTQPTQEMREAMFKAEVGDDVYDEDPTMKKLEKYAAEVVGKEDALFVPSGTFGNQLSIFTHCERGNEVILDDSCHIVVHEVGAASVIAGVQLRTINSDNGVMSPKDIKNRIRKGEEDLHFPSTGLICLENAHSNGTVVPLENMKEISEIAHKNEIPVHLDGARVFNAATYLNVDPTEVTQYCDSVMFCLSKGLCAPVGSIVAGSKDFIQKAKKKRKLMGGGLRQAGFLAAAGLIALEKMRFRLKEDHENARYLGERLSEIPEISLNLDDIHINMVFFTINEDINFREMVSFFLEKGIKINPPENGEFRFVTNYWVSKKDVDYIVETMKEYLKK, from the coding sequence GTGAAATACATAGACATCAGAAGTGATACCGTTACGCAACCTACTCAAGAGATGAGAGAAGCCATGTTTAAGGCAGAAGTTGGTGATGATGTATACGATGAAGACCCAACAATGAAAAAATTAGAAAAATACGCTGCAGAAGTAGTAGGAAAGGAAGATGCACTTTTTGTTCCCAGTGGAACGTTTGGTAACCAACTTTCCATCTTTACACATTGTGAAAGAGGAAATGAAGTTATCCTTGATGATAGTTGCCATATCGTTGTTCACGAAGTCGGGGCGGCTTCAGTAATAGCTGGCGTACAATTAAGAACTATAAATAGTGATAACGGGGTTATGTCGCCTAAGGATATTAAAAATAGAATAAGAAAGGGAGAAGAGGATCTTCATTTCCCATCTACAGGTTTGATATGTCTAGAGAATGCTCATTCCAATGGAACGGTTGTGCCGCTTGAAAATATGAAAGAAATATCTGAAATAGCTCACAAGAATGAGATCCCCGTTCATTTGGATGGAGCTAGAGTATTCAACGCTGCAACCTACTTGAATGTTGATCCTACGGAGGTAACTCAATACTGTGATTCAGTCATGTTTTGCCTTTCAAAGGGTTTATGTGCACCTGTAGGTTCTATTGTGGCCGGGAGTAAAGATTTCATTCAAAAAGCCAAAAAGAAACGCAAACTGATGGGTGGAGGTTTAAGGCAAGCAGGATTTCTAGCTGCAGCAGGGTTAATAGCCCTTGAAAAGATGAGATTCAGACTAAAAGAGGATCATGAAAACGCCAGATATCTGGGAGAAAGGCTGAGCGAGATCCCTGAAATTTCTTTGAACTTAGACGATATTCATATAAATATGGTTTTTTTCACAATAAACGAAGATATAAATTTTAGGGAAATGGTATCATTTTTTTTAGAAAAAGGTATCAAAATAAATCCCCCAGAAAATGGGGAATTCAGATTTGTAACTAATTATTGGGTAAGCAAGAAAGATGTGGATTATATTGTTGAAACAATGAAAGAATATTTAAAGAAGTGA
- a CDS encoding DMT family transporter produces the protein MIRAFFWLLLATLIWGTTFPIHKVVLTDLQTLPYLFIRFGIAAVLSFLIWKKHSFKYGATLGVILGLAHALQTYGINFTDASKSSFITSLYIPLTPIISYLIEKEKPNFIQWVCFPLSLLGSYMLFGGISGFNFGDFLTFLSAVLFAVHIVLITKFSKVVDETSLLAYQFLFAAIINLSMSFNSNWKLGVPIWLTVIYTAIAATIVVNFLQVKYQKVIGSNSTVLIFIGEPIFASLFSFIFLGERFSGLQIVGASIMIGVIILTTFSYRVNKYLKKKLDLKEL, from the coding sequence TTGATTAGAGCGTTTTTTTGGCTTTTGTTAGCCACATTAATATGGGGTACTACTTTTCCGATTCACAAGGTGGTGTTGACGGATCTTCAAACCTTGCCTTATTTGTTTATCAGGTTTGGTATTGCTGCCGTTTTGTCTTTTCTTATTTGGAAAAAACATTCTTTCAAATATGGGGCAACCTTAGGAGTAATTTTAGGATTGGCACATGCTTTGCAAACTTATGGGATTAATTTTACAGATGCTTCCAAAAGTAGTTTTATTACCTCTTTATATATTCCACTCACTCCCATAATTTCTTATCTAATTGAAAAAGAGAAACCCAACTTTATTCAGTGGGTATGTTTTCCTTTGTCTTTGTTAGGTTCTTACATGCTTTTTGGAGGTATTTCGGGATTTAATTTTGGAGATTTCTTAACGTTTTTGAGTGCTGTTTTGTTTGCCGTTCATATTGTTTTAATAACAAAATTTTCAAAAGTTGTTGATGAAACTTCGCTTTTAGCTTATCAGTTTTTATTTGCTGCTATAATCAATTTGTCAATGTCATTCAATTCTAACTGGAAGTTAGGTGTTCCGATTTGGTTAACAGTTATATATACAGCGATCGCTGCAACCATAGTAGTGAATTTTTTGCAAGTTAAATATCAAAAGGTAATTGGTTCTAATTCCACCGTTCTTATATTCATTGGAGAACCCATATTTGCTTCATTATTTTCATTTATTTTTTTGGGAGAGAGATTTTCTGGATTGCAGATAGTCGGGGCTTCAATTATGATTGGGGTAATAATTTTAACTACTTTTTCGTACAGGGTTAATAAATATTTGAAAAAGAAATTAGATTTAAAAGAGCTTTGA
- a CDS encoding ribonuclease H-like YkuK family protein, with amino-acid sequence MKKGGNVFKLKNPTIGTIEFKDLTNFIELFLENKSYKVWVGTDSHARDGVVTFATAIVIYKVGNGATYFYYVTHERRPYDMYSRLIREAEFSLNTAEFIENHLNLIKPEIHLDIGLNGRSKEVFNVVTGYVKGLGYDCKIKPESFAATNVAHLYTK; translated from the coding sequence TTGAAAAAAGGGGGTAACGTTTTCAAGTTAAAAAATCCAACTATAGGCACTATAGAATTCAAAGACTTGACTAATTTCATTGAATTATTTTTAGAAAACAAAAGTTACAAAGTTTGGGTGGGAACAGATAGCCATGCAAGAGATGGAGTGGTAACTTTTGCTACCGCTATAGTAATTTACAAAGTAGGTAATGGGGCTACTTATTTTTATTATGTCACTCACGAACGTAGACCATATGATATGTACTCAAGATTGATAAGAGAAGCAGAATTTAGTTTAAACACCGCAGAATTTATCGAAAATCACTTAAATTTAATAAAGCCAGAAATACACCTTGATATAGGTTTAAATGGTAGATCAAAAGAGGTTTTTAATGTTGTCACTGGCTATGTGAAGGGTCTGGGATATGATTGTAAAATAAAACCAGAATCTTTTGCAGCTACCAATGTTGCTCATTTATATACTAAATGA
- a CDS encoding GntR family transcriptional regulator produces the protein MADYKTPIYQRIADKIVSRIYEGEYPMNSFLPSENDLAEEFHVTRTTIRKVLSLLKQQGTIKSYQGRGYKVQTLLWEQSLLKFYSFGKSIASKVENSNTKLISVKNVSGLEDVDEFENLELWEITRLRLVGEIPLILETSYIPVEFLKKVDNENLKTKPLYDLLAREGIRCVNAKEYLEPVLPSLEAQELLEIEENIPLFQTTRYTYDSENRLVEFRESLIRADHFRFFTELKL, from the coding sequence ATGGCCGATTATAAGACGCCAATCTATCAAAGGATTGCTGACAAAATAGTTTCAAGAATATATGAAGGGGAATATCCAATGAACTCATTTCTTCCGTCAGAAAATGACTTAGCCGAGGAATTTCATGTAACAAGAACTACGATAAGAAAAGTTTTAAGTTTATTGAAACAGCAAGGGACAATTAAAAGTTACCAAGGAAGAGGGTATAAAGTTCAAACTCTTTTATGGGAGCAAAGTCTTTTAAAGTTTTACAGCTTTGGGAAAAGTATAGCTAGCAAGGTTGAAAATTCTAATACTAAACTTATATCGGTAAAAAACGTCTCTGGCTTGGAAGATGTTGATGAATTTGAAAACCTAGAATTATGGGAAATTACGAGGTTGAGATTAGTTGGTGAAATTCCTTTAATATTGGAAACCTCTTACATCCCTGTCGAATTTTTAAAAAAAGTGGATAATGAAAATCTGAAAACAAAACCTCTGTATGATTTACTTGCCAGAGAAGGAATAAGATGTGTCAATGCAAAAGAATATCTTGAACCAGTTCTTCCTTCACTAGAAGCCCAAGAATTGCTAGAAATTGAAGAAAATATTCCCCTTTTTCAAACTACAAGATACACATATGATTCCGAAAATAGATTGGTAGAATTCAGAGAAAGTCTTATAAGAGCTGATCATTTTAGATTCTTTACTGAATTGAAATTGTAG
- a CDS encoding chromate transporter, producing MDEKGRSKLLLKMFITFFKIGLFTFGGGYAMIPLIEKEVVENKKWVEKDKFTDKVSLTQTIPGAVAINLSILVGYDIKGVLGAVMSVIGVSLPSFIIILVIAFTLTKTAGISVLQSAFEGIRPAIAALIVYAGISLSKSVKWSMVLVLLAAGAFVAIGVFNINPIYIIVIAFIIGSLYSIPQGRKNS from the coding sequence ATGGATGAAAAAGGCAGATCAAAATTATTGTTAAAAATGTTCATCACATTTTTTAAAATAGGGCTCTTCACTTTTGGTGGCGGGTACGCAATGATTCCTTTAATAGAGAAAGAAGTCGTAGAAAATAAAAAGTGGGTAGAAAAGGATAAGTTTACAGACAAGGTTTCTTTAACTCAAACTATACCTGGAGCTGTAGCTATCAATCTTTCTATTTTAGTAGGATACGATATAAAGGGAGTATTAGGAGCGGTTATGTCAGTAATAGGGGTTTCTTTACCTTCTTTTATAATAATATTGGTGATAGCTTTTACTCTTACGAAAACAGCAGGAATCAGCGTTTTACAAAGTGCCTTTGAAGGAATAAGACCTGCTATAGCGGCACTTATTGTATACGCGGGGATAAGTTTATCAAAATCAGTTAAATGGTCCATGGTTTTAGTTTTATTAGCTGCAGGGGCTTTTGTTGCAATTGGAGTATTTAACATTAATCCTATTTATATAATTGTTATCGCTTTCATTATAGGAAGCCTTTATTCAATACCGCAAGGGAGAAAAAATTCATGA
- a CDS encoding chromate transporter → MKTLFGLFLSFFEIGLFGFGGGYAMIPLIQTHLERRGWMSIQEFLDLIAIAEVTPGPIAVNSATFVGYRVFGVVGSLVATTAVILPSLIVGLLVGRYFKNGNGDTQQNILKFLKPAVIGLILGSAYTIGVANIVNLASFLIFIGVLLLLFFTKLNPIFIIIMTGIVGIIFY, encoded by the coding sequence ATGAAAACTTTATTTGGTTTGTTCCTTTCTTTTTTTGAAATTGGTTTATTTGGATTTGGCGGTGGTTACGCCATGATTCCACTCATTCAAACACATTTAGAAAGAAGAGGTTGGATGTCGATCCAAGAATTTCTCGATTTAATAGCTATAGCAGAGGTTACTCCCGGACCAATAGCAGTAAATAGTGCCACTTTTGTTGGGTATAGGGTTTTTGGGGTAGTTGGTTCGTTGGTTGCAACAACTGCTGTTATATTACCTTCGCTAATTGTAGGATTATTGGTAGGCAGATATTTTAAGAACGGAAATGGTGATACTCAACAAAATATTCTTAAATTTCTAAAACCTGCTGTTATCGGATTGATTCTTGGTTCCGCATATACAATTGGCGTTGCTAATATCGTAAATTTGGCGAGCTTTCTTATATTTATTGGGGTTTTGTTGCTCCTGTTTTTCACAAAATTAAATCCGATTTTTATAATAATTATGACAGGAATAGTTGGAATTATCTTTTATTAG
- a CDS encoding P1 family peptidase: MIKGITDVPGIKVGHYTDNKSLTGCTVILAENGAVGGVDVKGSAPGTRETDLLKPGNLVQMVHAVLLTGGSAFGLDAASGVMQFLEENSIGFQTSTVKVPIVPAAVIYDLDIGDPNVRPDKRSGYIAANLATSNCVEEGCVGVGTGALVGKAAGVNSAMKGGVGSYSIELGNGIIVGAITVVNATGDVYEEGDIIAGAIDKNNKFLNISEYMKKSSFNANPGENTTLSVVATNAKLSKEEANKVAQMSHDGLARAIRPVHTMYDGDTIFCLSTGDLQSDVTLIGEVAAEVVEISIIRAIKSARKVGNILSYKDMNPNKR, from the coding sequence ATGATCAAAGGTATAACAGACGTACCAGGAATAAAAGTAGGACACTACACTGACAATAAATCCTTAACAGGTTGTACGGTAATTCTAGCCGAAAATGGGGCGGTAGGTGGGGTTGATGTCAAAGGTTCAGCCCCAGGTACAAGAGAAACTGACTTACTAAAACCGGGGAATCTTGTTCAAATGGTACACGCTGTCTTATTAACCGGGGGAAGTGCTTTTGGCTTAGATGCAGCAAGTGGAGTCATGCAATTTTTAGAGGAAAATAGTATAGGTTTTCAAACAAGTACCGTGAAAGTCCCCATAGTACCTGCTGCAGTTATTTACGATTTGGATATAGGAGACCCAAACGTTAGGCCAGATAAAAGATCTGGTTATATTGCAGCAAATTTAGCAACATCAAATTGCGTTGAAGAAGGATGCGTTGGTGTAGGAACCGGGGCACTCGTTGGTAAGGCGGCAGGCGTTAATAGTGCTATGAAAGGTGGGGTAGGAAGTTACTCCATTGAATTAGGTAACGGGATAATAGTCGGGGCGATAACGGTTGTGAACGCTACAGGAGATGTTTACGAAGAAGGGGATATAATAGCCGGAGCTATTGATAAAAACAATAAATTTTTGAATATATCTGAATATATGAAAAAATCGAGTTTTAATGCTAATCCAGGTGAAAATACAACTCTATCCGTTGTAGCTACAAATGCAAAATTATCTAAAGAAGAAGCCAACAAAGTTGCTCAAATGAGCCACGATGGGTTGGCAAGAGCGATAAGACCTGTTCACACCATGTACGATGGAGATACTATTTTTTGCTTGTCTACGGGTGATTTACAAAGCGACGTTACTTTAATTGGTGAAGTGGCGGCAGAAGTAGTAGAAATATCCATTATAAGGGCTATCAAATCGGCAAGAAAAGTTGGTAACATTCTCAGTTACAAAGATATGAATCCTAATAAAAGATAA
- a CDS encoding KamA family radical SAM protein → MYPEYVTKLEKVKGISQEELKELQPVEEKYKFRANEYYLDLINWKDKNDPIRKIIIPSVEELEEWGLEDASREHSYTISKGLQHKYRDTALLLVNDVCGSFCRFCFRKRLFKNVGKEVVRTREIDKDLDYIRKHEEITNVLLTGGDPLLLSTNKLKSIIESINEIDHIKIIRIGTKTPAFNPFRIISDDALSNLIKKITNSGKKLYFIVHFNHPRELTSASIQGINILQNSGAIIANQTPLLHGINDNPKTLSTLFKKLSFNGIPPYYVFQNRPVMGNKGFTIPLEKAYSIFLESLEDISGLAKRPRFVMSHESGKIEVAALTSKNIIFRYHRSHNLDNYGKFFVFKRNPQAYWFDDYKELVEIYNYKSF, encoded by the coding sequence TTGTATCCAGAATATGTAACTAAGTTAGAAAAAGTAAAAGGGATTTCACAAGAAGAACTAAAAGAACTTCAACCTGTTGAAGAAAAGTATAAGTTTAGAGCTAATGAATATTACTTGGACTTAATCAATTGGAAAGACAAAAACGATCCTATAAGAAAGATTATAATTCCGAGTGTTGAAGAATTGGAAGAATGGGGATTAGAAGACGCTTCAAGAGAACATTCGTATACAATAAGTAAGGGACTGCAACACAAGTATAGGGATACCGCTTTACTGTTAGTAAATGATGTATGCGGAAGTTTCTGTAGATTCTGTTTTAGAAAAAGATTGTTCAAGAACGTTGGTAAAGAAGTAGTTAGAACCCGTGAAATTGATAAAGATCTCGATTATATTCGAAAACACGAAGAAATCACAAATGTTCTCCTAACAGGGGGTGATCCTTTACTCCTTTCAACTAATAAACTTAAATCAATTATAGAATCTATTAATGAAATAGATCATATAAAAATCATTCGCATAGGTACTAAAACTCCAGCTTTTAATCCTTTCAGAATAATATCGGATGATGCCCTATCAAATTTAATTAAAAAAATTACCAATAGTGGTAAAAAATTATATTTTATTGTGCACTTTAATCACCCAAGAGAATTAACTTCTGCTTCTATTCAGGGGATAAATATATTGCAAAATTCTGGAGCCATAATAGCCAATCAAACCCCTCTTTTGCATGGTATTAATGATAATCCCAAAACATTATCAACATTATTTAAAAAGCTATCCTTTAATGGTATTCCCCCCTATTATGTATTTCAAAATAGACCTGTAATGGGAAATAAAGGTTTTACTATTCCTTTAGAAAAAGCTTATTCAATATTCCTAGAATCTTTAGAAGATATCTCAGGTTTAGCCAAAAGGCCTAGATTTGTAATGTCTCATGAATCTGGAAAAATAGAAGTTGCCGCATTAACTAGCAAAAATATTATCTTTCGTTATCATAGATCACACAATCTTGATAACTATGGTAAATTTTTTGTATTCAAAAGAAATCCACAAGCCTATTGGTTTGATGATTACAAAGAATTAGTTGAAATATATAATTACAAAAGCTTTTAA
- a CDS encoding DUF5685 family protein, translated as MYGYISIYFTPTEEERKNYLYYYCGLCHSLKENLGEFYRLTTVKEVVFFSMLNNPVENINEFRCPYVGLKKRFKPENNSFMTPYAYLNLLIIYGKLLDYNLEGKPVPKKILKKLEMKLLEQFDPTTINEYKHLLKMQQRVEEQNLDLDDYAKPSQGIMEMLFDEFFPQGYPATMPVVTAYLLYLVDSVYDFNKDIKKRNFNSIANSFGVKKLDELTQDQKERILFTYDLCSKEFLENVEEVANFNKHLVKKLATFSLIYHRNSVTKILDGGEIDERATNHSRANKKGRVQKPIFKI; from the coding sequence ATGTACGGATACATATCTATATATTTTACTCCAACAGAAGAAGAGAGGAAAAATTATCTATATTACTATTGTGGATTATGTCACTCTTTAAAGGAGAATTTAGGTGAGTTCTATAGACTCACGACAGTAAAAGAAGTGGTTTTCTTTTCCATGTTGAACAACCCTGTTGAGAATATAAACGAATTCAGATGTCCATATGTAGGATTAAAAAAACGATTTAAACCTGAAAATAATTCTTTTATGACACCTTATGCGTATCTCAATTTGCTTATAATCTATGGAAAACTTTTAGATTACAATTTAGAAGGGAAACCAGTTCCAAAGAAAATTTTGAAAAAGTTGGAAATGAAGTTACTTGAACAGTTTGATCCCACAACTATCAATGAATACAAACATCTATTAAAAATGCAACAAAGGGTAGAAGAACAAAATTTAGATTTGGATGATTATGCCAAACCATCTCAAGGAATTATGGAGATGTTATTCGATGAATTTTTCCCTCAAGGATATCCAGCAACCATGCCTGTTGTGACAGCTTATTTGCTATATTTGGTAGATAGTGTGTACGATTTTAACAAAGATATAAAAAAAAGAAATTTTAACTCTATAGCAAACTCTTTTGGGGTAAAAAAATTAGATGAATTAACTCAAGATCAAAAAGAAAGAATTTTATTTACTTACGATTTATGTTCAAAAGAGTTCTTAGAAAATGTTGAAGAAGTCGCAAATTTTAACAAGCATTTAGTAAAAAAGCTAGCGACTTTTTCTTTGATATATCACAGAAATTCTGTCACAAAAATTTTAGATGGAGGAGAAATTGATGAAAGAGCAACAAACCATTCTAGAGCAAATAAAAAAGGGAGAGTTCAAAAACCTATTTTTAAAATATAA
- a CDS encoding GspE/PulE family protein: protein MKKKPSNFYLLYNKDLKNYEVEENILDNFLKKYDDENITDFHFEPHDEKVGVKARYCGDLITLETMGAYEYEVVLNKLLINCGYDIVKDFENIDGSFRFQNINYRASFVRSSGGISCVLRKLRNINDIKVFMEPMILSNVEKLIDQKSKMLIFSGPTGSGKTTTMQYIVNKFKKRRKVHSIENPVEYINPGIIQIVSKNEEDKADILKYILRQDPDLIVVGEIREENFAKLLFESSITGHLVFSTLHAKNVFLVLQRLKMFGIEVRNLSESLDLILNQRLIPKNCPFCQGNGCEHCYNTGKKGFITVFEGLIISKNLKRDISQGKSINFVSEKYKDSDCYIDPLPTLREFFNKGVINEDQYLSNLSSF from the coding sequence ATGAAAAAGAAACCCTCTAATTTCTACCTCTTGTATAATAAAGACCTAAAGAATTATGAAGTAGAAGAAAATATTTTAGACAACTTTTTGAAAAAATATGACGATGAAAATATTACAGATTTTCATTTTGAACCTCATGACGAAAAGGTAGGCGTTAAAGCCAGATACTGTGGAGATTTAATAACTTTAGAAACTATGGGGGCATATGAATACGAAGTAGTGCTAAACAAATTGCTTATCAATTGTGGGTACGATATAGTAAAAGATTTTGAAAATATTGATGGTTCTTTTCGTTTCCAGAACATCAATTATAGAGCTTCCTTTGTTAGATCTTCTGGAGGAATAAGTTGTGTCTTAAGAAAATTGAGAAACATAAACGACATAAAAGTTTTCATGGAACCAATGATTCTTTCTAACGTCGAAAAATTAATTGATCAAAAATCAAAAATGCTTATTTTTTCTGGTCCTACAGGGTCTGGCAAAACTACAACGATGCAGTACATAGTTAATAAGTTCAAAAAAAGGAGAAAAGTTCATAGCATAGAAAATCCAGTAGAGTATATTAATCCAGGTATAATTCAAATAGTATCAAAAAACGAGGAAGACAAAGCAGATATTTTAAAATATATATTGAGACAAGATCCTGATTTAATAGTTGTGGGCGAAATTAGGGAGGAAAATTTTGCAAAATTGTTATTTGAATCTTCGATAACAGGTCATTTGGTATTTTCCACGTTACACGCTAAGAATGTTTTTTTAGTGCTTCAAAGGTTGAAGATGTTTGGAATAGAAGTAAGAAATCTCTCTGAAAGCTTAGATCTCATCCTTAATCAAAGATTAATCCCTAAAAACTGTCCTTTTTGCCAAGGAAATGGATGTGAACACTGTTATAATACAGGGAAAAAAGGTTTTATAACTGTTTTTGAAGGTTTGATAATTTCAAAAAATTTGAAAAGAGACATATCACAAGGTAAGAGTATTAATTTTGTAAGTGAAAAATACAAAGATTCTGATTGTTATATAGATCCGTTGCCCACACTTCGGGAATTTTTTAATAAAGGGGTAATCAATGAAGATCAGTATTTAAGTAACTTATCTTCCTTCTAA
- the ftsZ gene encoding cell division protein FtsZ: MPFEMEEINKRNKLFSRKTSYKIKVIGVGGAGNNAIQRMIKKGIDDVELIAANTDVQVLENNDAPTKIQLGKELTKGLGAGGDPEIGKKSALESQDDLKETLKDTDLLFITAGLGGGTGTGAVPIIADLATQMGILTVAIVTLPFHFEGSTKERIALKGFQETKKYVDSLIKISNDKLIDNDDDIPIDKAFEKADEILIQAITGISDLITKPGMINLDFADVASVLRIKGSAMLGIGLAKGEKRAEEAIKNALNSKILEDPVRNATAALVNIAGKTPTTQDVKIVNEILRSYAIDDARLKMGITIIDLPPEVIKVTVIASGYDKLPGEENYLDLYEQPALYRQFGKGVVAEEISRLNKYLQDHVEEIPGEEVQQQ, translated from the coding sequence ATGCCCTTTGAAATGGAAGAAATCAACAAACGAAATAAATTGTTTAGTAGGAAAACGAGTTATAAGATAAAAGTAATAGGCGTTGGAGGAGCAGGGAATAATGCTATTCAAAGAATGATAAAAAAGGGCATTGATGATGTAGAACTGATTGCTGCAAACACGGATGTACAGGTATTAGAAAATAATGACGCACCTACAAAAATTCAATTGGGTAAAGAACTGACAAAAGGTCTAGGTGCCGGTGGAGATCCAGAAATTGGTAAAAAATCAGCTTTAGAAAGTCAGGATGATTTAAAAGAAACTTTGAAAGATACAGATCTTTTATTTATAACCGCGGGTTTAGGGGGAGGTACAGGAACAGGGGCTGTACCTATTATAGCTGATTTAGCTACACAAATGGGTATTTTGACTGTGGCAATAGTTACCTTACCTTTTCACTTTGAAGGATCAACAAAAGAAAGAATAGCTTTGAAAGGGTTTCAAGAAACTAAAAAGTATGTGGATAGTTTAATTAAAATATCAAACGATAAACTTATAGATAACGATGATGATATTCCGATTGACAAAGCCTTTGAGAAAGCTGATGAAATACTTATTCAAGCAATTACTGGTATTTCCGATTTGATAACCAAACCAGGTATGATCAATTTAGATTTTGCAGATGTAGCGTCGGTATTACGCATAAAAGGTTCTGCGATGCTTGGTATTGGACTTGCAAAAGGAGAAAAAAGAGCTGAAGAAGCTATAAAAAATGCATTGAATAGTAAAATTTTAGAGGATCCTGTAAGGAATGCAACAGCTGCTTTAGTAAACATCGCGGGTAAGACTCCAACCACACAAGATGTCAAAATTGTCAATGAAATTTTACGTTCATACGCAATTGATGATGCACGACTAAAAATGGGAATTACAATTATAGATTTGCCTCCTGAAGTTATTAAGGTAACGGTTATAGCATCCGGTTACGACAAATTGCCTGGAGAAGAAAACTATCTAGATCTTTATGAACAACCAGCATTATATAGACAGTTTGGAAAAGGTGTGGTTGCCGAAGAAATATCCAGATTGAACAAGTATTTGCAAGATCATGTAGAAGAAATTCCAGGAGAAGAAGTCCAACAACAATAA
- a CDS encoding cell division protein FtsA: MAKNYLIGIDIGSFFLKGVLFEIEEDGSIVPISLSKLPVDGIINGEIQDMESLRRSIETLIEKLNQESPKKIKNPEIIVGYSTNSLNITEEHFTVEFSKRTEIREEELRNIKKSIIKKYTDEGKIILDSNFVKFHIDEKKVKNPVSFFAEKSLTTTLNIVWVDENSFSLLINVLKDIVYTSEIPIYDSTLSNSYIITTPNDRNVGITVIDFGYNSCRIIIFKDGIPKLFYTFPYGIKYVLKDISNILKVSEREAHRLLEEEGACSRETKTMKKVNFQLLTGSGYSYVPLSLLNKIIFARVREIISRLNGELSKIGYERTFEVGALQGGIVLTGGGSKIKNIEITVKELMGENFRKSSIVSFDSFKNIPEELAKDPEFQTVFGLIERYRIDLLEENLYEKNKETRSESSKRNKSSKKTTSTLKTFFKKITGGEEEDAL; encoded by the coding sequence ATGGCTAAGAATTATTTGATTGGAATAGATATCGGTAGTTTTTTTCTAAAGGGAGTACTTTTTGAAATAGAAGAAGATGGAAGTATTGTGCCAATTTCACTGAGTAAACTTCCAGTGGACGGTATCATTAATGGTGAAATACAAGATATGGAATCACTACGTAGATCAATTGAAACGCTTATAGAAAAGTTGAACCAGGAGTCTCCAAAGAAGATTAAAAATCCAGAAATTATTGTAGGATATTCCACTAACTCTTTGAATATCACAGAAGAGCATTTTACTGTTGAGTTTAGCAAAAGGACAGAAATAAGAGAAGAGGAACTCAGAAACATCAAGAAAAGCATTATCAAAAAATACACAGACGAGGGAAAAATAATTTTAGATTCAAACTTTGTGAAGTTTCATATCGACGAAAAAAAAGTAAAAAATCCAGTTTCTTTTTTTGCTGAAAAATCTTTAACTACAACACTAAACATTGTATGGGTAGATGAAAATTCCTTTTCGCTGTTAATTAACGTCTTAAAAGATATTGTCTATACTTCTGAAATTCCTATATACGATTCAACTTTATCGAATAGTTATATAATTACCACCCCCAACGATAGAAATGTCGGCATCACTGTGATAGACTTTGGGTACAATTCTTGTAGAATAATCATCTTTAAAGATGGAATTCCAAAATTATTCTACACTTTTCCGTATGGAATTAAATATGTATTAAAAGATATCTCCAATATACTCAAGGTTTCTGAAAGAGAGGCACATAGGTTATTGGAAGAGGAAGGGGCATGTTCAAGAGAAACGAAAACAATGAAAAAGGTGAATTTCCAATTATTGACAGGTAGTGGGTATTCTTATGTTCCTCTAAGTCTTTTAAATAAAATTATTTTTGCTCGAGTCAGAGAAATTATAAGCAGGTTAAATGGAGAGCTCTCAAAAATAGGTTATGAAAGAACTTTTGAAGTAGGTGCTTTACAGGGAGGAATAGTATTGACCGGGGGAGGCTCGAAAATAAAAAATATTGAAATCACCGTTAAAGAACTGATGGGTGAAAATTTCAGGAAAAGTTCCATAGTATCTTTTGACTCGTTCAAGAACATTCCAGAAGAATTAGCTAAGGATCCGGAATTTCAAACTGTTTTTGGGTTAATAGAAAGGTACAGAATCGATTTGTTAGAAGAAAATCTTTATGAAAAAAACAAAGAGACGCGTTCAGAATCCTCCAAAAGAAATAAATCTTCCAAAAAAACAACATCCACCTTAAAGACTTTTTTTAAGAAAATAACGGGAGGTGAAGAAGAAGATGCCCTTTGA